A region of Anoplopoma fimbria isolate UVic2021 breed Golden Eagle Sablefish chromosome 24, Afim_UVic_2022, whole genome shotgun sequence DNA encodes the following proteins:
- the LOC129113906 gene encoding trafficking regulator of GLUT4 1-like, which produces MAINTDAAFGKSALGERDVSNPTDFQDTEKLLSAATTEPTGQSNVKPSDSFSLNIRGSVRSLDAEQNGHRSPLKSGSIGYLSTPPRSLSRLSLGPLPSPVPPGSVPPSYLWLAVLSCFCPAVPLNICALWYANVSRSVLHTGDIEGARKYGRLSMLLSCLAMLLGVAVIIFIVLTIEIQK; this is translated from the exons ATGGCTATCAACACGGATGCTGCCTTTGGGAAAAGCGCGCTCGGCGAGAGGGACGTTTCCAATCCCACCGATTTCCAGGACACCGAGAAGCTGCTGAGCGCTGCGACCACCGAGCCCACCGGGCAGAGCAACGTCAAGCCGTCCGACTCCTTCTCCCTCAACATCAGAGGGAGCGTCCGGTCCCTGGATGCGGAACAGAACGGACACAGATCGCCGTTGAAGTCGGGTTCCATCGGGTACCTGTCGACCCCACCCAGATCCCTGTCCCGGCTCAGCCTGGGCCCGCTGCCCTCCCCGGTGCCGCCCGGCTCCGTGCCGCCGAGTTACCTCTGGCTCGCCGTGCTGTCCTGCTTCTGCCCCGCCGTGCCGCTCAACATATGTGCCTTGTGGTATGCGAATGTG TCGAGGTCTGTTCTCCATACAGGAGACATTGAAGGAGCAAGGAAGTACGGGCGTCTGTCTATGCTGCTCAGCTGTCTGGCGATGTTGCTGGGTGTGGCTGTCATCATCTTCATAGTGCTTACAATAG aGATCCAGAAGTGA